A genomic stretch from Setaria italica strain Yugu1 chromosome VII, Setaria_italica_v2.0, whole genome shotgun sequence includes:
- the LOC101775484 gene encoding dehydrodolichyl diphosphate synthase 2, with amino-acid sequence MAENDLPKKLVQSGLRAELMPQHVAFVLDGNRRWAQARGLTTLEGYEAGAQVLNKIVELSAAWGIRAITVFAFSQDNFRRPEAEVDFLMEMTARMIRHYMDEYEREGIRVHVAGDRSRMPTSLQDAAREAEEMTRNNSQYHCIIAVCYSGRWDIVQACRELATKVQDNMLQPEDIDEEMLAGHLSTNALGEFGCPDLVIRTSGELRLSNFLLWQSAYAELYFTNTMWPDFGEDDYLQALKDFQSRERRFGQRRSSQQE; translated from the exons ATGGCTGAGAACGATCTGCCCAAGAAGCTTGTCCAGAGCGGGCTGCGCGCGGAGTTGATGCCGCAGCATGTGGCGTTTGTGCTGGACGGGAACCGGCGGTGGGCGCAGGCGCGGGGTCTGACGACGTTGGAGGGCTACGAGGCCGGTGCACAGGTGCTCAACAAGATAGTTGAGCTCTCAGCCGCCTGGGGCATCCGTGCGATCACGGTGTTCGCCTTCTCGCAAGACAACTTCAGACGCCCCGAG GCTGAGGTCGACTTCCTGATGGAGATGACCGCGCGGATGATCCGTCATTACATGGACGAGTACGAGAG GGAAGGAATTCGGGTGCATGTCGCCGGTGATCGCTCAAGAATGCCAACTTCTCTGCAGGACGCTGCTCGTGAAGCTGAGGAGATGACCAGGAACAACTCGCAGTACCATTGCATAATCGCGGTCTGCTACAGCGGGCGGTGGGACATCGTGCAAGCGTGCCGGGAGCTCGCCACCAAGGTGCAGGACAACATGCTCCAGCCGGAGGACATCGACGAGGAGATGCTCGCCGGCCACCTCTCCACGAACGCTCTGGGAGAGTTCGGTTGCCCCGACCTTGTCATCAGGACAAGCGGCGAGCTGAGGCTCAGCAACTTCTTGCTGTGGCAGTCGGCCTACGCCGAGCTCTACTTCACCAACACCATGTGGCCTGATTTTGGGGAGGATGACTACCTCCAGGCGTTGAAGGACTTCCAGAGCAGAGAACGCCGGTTTGGCCAAAGAAGATCATCCCAACAGGAGTAG